The genomic window AAGAATAAGGATCTCATTTGACTGAACGGATTTCATTTTCCCGGAGTCCGGAAAGGAACGGCTGTAGCCCTAGCCCCGATTGCCGTGGAAATCCTTTTTTTGAAGAAAAAAGATTGCAACAGAAAGCGGGAAAAAGCTCCTGAAAAATCCTGTAACGTTCACATTCACTAAAAATTAACCCTGAATTACCGGATAAAAAAAAATACAAATATAAGATCGGTTTAAAAAAACTTTTCTTACATTTGTATCTACACAGCATAAGGAAATTTTTGGTTAATTCTCTTTCTGCCTCCTGAGACGAACATCAGCAATCCTGCGATAGAGTCTTTCGAAAGATTACACTGTCCAATTCTTTCCTTTTTTTATGCCTTTTTCACAAATTCCGACTTCAAGGCCATCGCCCCGAAACCATCTATTTTACAGTCGATATTATGGTCGCTGTCCGGACGCAAACGGATATTTTTCACTTTCGTTCCCGCTTTTACCGGCTTTGGTGCTCCTTTTACCGGAAGATCTTTAACAACCACGACCGAATCCCCATCCTGAAGCTCATTCCCGTTCGAATCAAGAATTTTTCCTGAAGCGGATGCCTCAGCAGCTGTTTCCTCAGGATTCCATTCGTAGAAGCACTGGGAGCAAACCATCATGTTATCGCTAGGATAGGTAAACTCGGAGCTGCATTTAGGGCAAAGTACAGTATCACTCATATTTTTATTTTTTGCAAAGGTAGAGTTTTAAAGTTTTCAATTAAAATTTTACGGTATGAGATATTTCGTTCTTTGCCGCTTGCATTGTTCATGATTTATGATAAGAAACAGGAGATAAAACACCAAACCCGAATCCCGAGAATGTCAACTTAAATTCGTATTTTTGCAGATTCAAAATAGCAGAACCCAATTTTATGGAATTGATACACAGAAACCTGGCCATCGGAATCCACGATGCATTGCAGGAAACGTTTTTCGAGAAAAATAAATACGCCGATAAAGTGATCGAAAGGCTGCTGAAGGCGAATAAAAAATGGGGAAGCCAGGACAGAGCCGTTGTTTCTGAGATTTTCTACAATATCATCCGCTGGAAGAAACGCCTTGAATATTATATGGGCGAAGGCGTAAAACCCAACAACGTTTATAAATTAATCATTGCTTACCTATTGTGGAGCAAGACCAACTATAAAAAATTTGAGGAATTCGACGGCATTAAGATCGCCGATATCCTAACCAAACTTAAAAAAGGAACTGTTCCTACCAAAGCCATCGAATATTCCATTCCGGACTGGCTGGCGGAAACCCTGGAAAAAGAACTGGGCCCGAAATGGGAAAAAGAAATGGATGCCCTGAACGATCAGGCACCGACGGTTCTGAGAGCAAATTCCCTTCGTACCACCACCAAAGAGCTGATCTCCGATCTTTCGGATGAAAATATTGTTTCTTATCCGATCCGTAATTATCCGGATGCCGTACAGCTGGAGGAGAAAAAAAATGTATTTCTTACGACTGCTTTCAAAGAAGGTTTGTTTGAAGTTCAGGATGCTTCTTCCCAGAAAATCGGGTATTTCCTGGACGTGAAAGAAGGCCAGCGTGTCGTGGATGCGTGTGCTGGCGCCGGTGGGAAAACCCTTCACCTTGCCGCGCTGATGGGAAACAAAGGACAGATCATCGCACTGGATATTTTCGAATGGAAACTGGCTGAATTAAAACGACGCGCCAAAAGAGCCGGAGCCCACAACATCGAGACCCGTCTGATCACGGATAATAAAGTCATCAAAAGACTTCATGATAAGGCAGACCGGTTATTGATCGATGCTCCCTGCTCAGGATTGGGTGTTCTGAAGAGAAATCCGGACAGCAAATGGAAAATCGACCAGGATTTTATCGATAGAATCAAAGGAGAGCAACAGCAGATCCTTCAGGATTATTCCAAGATGCTAAAAGTAGGCGGAAAAATGGTATACGCTACCTGTTCTATCCTGCCTTCCGAAAACAACGGCCAGGTAGAAGAATTCCTGAAAAACAATCCGAATTTTAAAATGATCAAAGATGAAAAAGTAATGCCGAGCGAAGGCTATGACGGTTTTTATATGGCTTTGATTGAAAGGGTTTCGTAAAAAGAAATAACATCTTATATATAAACTACTCTACTTTTGGAGTAGTTTTTTTTGCATTAAATATTAATTGAAAACTTCATATTAAACTCCTGTTGCAGCACAAAACGCCTGTGAAATGATACTTCACAGGCGTTTCTAATAAACTTATTAATATATACATCTGTCAGAAATCACAGGATCAAAAAAGTTATTCCTCTTTGTTTCCATTAATCCCGATATTCTGATCGATTTTTCCTCCTGACTCCTTAAACTCAGTGAAAGCATCTGCCAACGCCTGTAGTTCTGCATCAAGTCCCGGTGCAAATTCTTCGGGACGTTCAGGCATCTGCGGAACTAAGAACGATTCGCGGGGCTCCGTAAGTGTGGTAAGCTGGGTACCGTCATTAAAAGGAGACGGGCCGCTGAAAATCTGCTCCATCATCGATCCGTCTAAACGGAAAGTGTATTGTTCTCTGTGGAGCCCCAGGTCAAGCAGCCTCTTTACCTCAGGAAACTGTGAAGAATCAAATTTCGGTACAGGCAGCACTTTTCCCCAATCTACCCCCAGTTTTTCCAGTGCCTTGGCAAAAGCCGCCTGGTGGGCTTCGTCCCGGACAATAAGAAACGCAACGGTGGCCCGCAGGGTTTTGTTGGTGCTCATTTCATAGATCCTGCACTTCTGAAGCCTACCGGTAGCTTCCAGCACAAGATTATCCATCAGATCGAGTACAAGGTTTCCGTGGTTGTGTACATAACTGCCGCTCCATGGGTTGCCGGCAGCATCTACCGGAAGAGCTGACTGAGCACCGATGATGTAGTGATGCGGATTCTGTTGTTCTTTCGCCATATCGAGGGCAGCGTCCCCGTTTTTACCCGGTGCTTCATACTGATCTCCCTGATACCTCGGAGAACCGTCCAGAAGCTGGGAAATTGTCTTGGTGATGAGCTCTACGTGAGAAATTTCCTCAATACCTACGCCCTGGATCAGATCCATATACGGCGTGGCATTACCGCGGAAATTAAAACTCTGGAAGA from Chryseobacterium sp. SORGH_AS_0447 includes these protein-coding regions:
- a CDS encoding zinc ribbon domain-containing protein YjdM codes for the protein MSDTVLCPKCSSEFTYPSDNMMVCSQCFYEWNPEETAAEASASGKILDSNGNELQDGDSVVVVKDLPVKGAPKPVKAGTKVKNIRLRPDSDHNIDCKIDGFGAMALKSEFVKKA
- a CDS encoding manganese catalase family protein codes for the protein MFYHSQKLINPIVPDEPDPSAANALQEGLGGQFGEMRTMMQFLFQSFNFRGNATPYMDLIQGVGIEEISHVELITKTISQLLDGSPRYQGDQYEAPGKNGDAALDMAKEQQNPHHYIIGAQSALPVDAAGNPWSGSYVHNHGNLVLDLMDNLVLEATGRLQKCRIYEMSTNKTLRATVAFLIVRDEAHQAAFAKALEKLGVDWGKVLPVPKFDSSQFPEVKRLLDLGLHREQYTFRLDGSMMEQIFSGPSPFNDGTQLTTLTEPRESFLVPQMPERPEEFAPGLDAELQALADAFTEFKESGGKIDQNIGINGNKEE
- a CDS encoding RsmB/NOP family class I SAM-dependent RNA methyltransferase, encoding MELIHRNLAIGIHDALQETFFEKNKYADKVIERLLKANKKWGSQDRAVVSEIFYNIIRWKKRLEYYMGEGVKPNNVYKLIIAYLLWSKTNYKKFEEFDGIKIADILTKLKKGTVPTKAIEYSIPDWLAETLEKELGPKWEKEMDALNDQAPTVLRANSLRTTTKELISDLSDENIVSYPIRNYPDAVQLEEKKNVFLTTAFKEGLFEVQDASSQKIGYFLDVKEGQRVVDACAGAGGKTLHLAALMGNKGQIIALDIFEWKLAELKRRAKRAGAHNIETRLITDNKVIKRLHDKADRLLIDAPCSGLGVLKRNPDSKWKIDQDFIDRIKGEQQQILQDYSKMLKVGGKMVYATCSILPSENNGQVEEFLKNNPNFKMIKDEKVMPSEGYDGFYMALIERVS